A genomic window from Brassica oleracea var. oleracea cultivar TO1000 chromosome C8, BOL, whole genome shotgun sequence includes:
- the LOC106308876 gene encoding uncharacterized protein LOC106308876 — protein MSLVIKAHEDMEEWNSREDQEAKPINAGPGVKEVGKWQAPPSVLWMGARRLTRLRSPIEAEAEALRWAIISLVRLNYENIIFESDCKELIHALQEKNYRPSIRAYTDDIHHMLDKIRAHRVIFKSKQTNKVADRVAKEAFTYGSNSSVLFSIMPSWIKSYVEADKRIM, from the exons ATGAGCCTGGTGATTAAAGCACATGAGGACATGGAGGAATGGAACAGTCGGGAGGATCAAGAGGCTAAACCTATCAACGCAGGTCCTGGTGTGAAAGAGGTCGGAAAATGGCAAGCACCACC GTCTGTGTTATGGATGGGAGCGAGAAGGTTAACTCGATTGAGATCACCTATTGAGGCGGAGGCTGAAGCACTTAGGTGGGCCATCATTTCCTTGGTGCGTCTCAACTACGAGAACATCATTTTCGAATCAGACTGCAAAGAGTTGATACATGCCCTGCAGGAAAAAAATTATCGCCCCAGCATACGAGCTTATACAGATGATATTCACCATATGCTGGACAAGATAAGGGCTCATCGAGTGATCTTTAAGAGTAAACAAACAAATAAAGTTGCAGATAGAGTAGCAAAGGAGGCATTCACATATGGGAGTAACTCCTCCGTTTTGTTTTCTATTATGCCATCTTGGATCAAATCTTATGTTGAGGCTGATAAGCGTATTATGTAA
- the LOC106310024 gene encoding eukaryotic translation initiation factor 3 subunit H → MATMARSFLQAISKDEAVAPPLRVVQIEGLAVLKIIKHCKEFAPTLVTGQLLGLDVGSVLEVTNCFPFPVRDDDEEIEADGANYQLEMMRCLREVNVDNNTVGWYQSTVLGSYQTVELIETFMNYQENIKRCVCIIYDPSKADLGALALKALKLSDSFMELYRGGNFTGEKLREKNFSWMDIFEEIPIKVSNSALVSAFMTELETDAPVSQGDYDRLHSSTTPFLENNMEFLIKCMDDLSMEQQKFQYYYRNLSRQQAQQQAWLQKRRTENMARKSAGEEPLPEEDPSNPIFKPIPEPSRLESFLITNQVSNFCGQINGVAGQNFSRLYLTKALHDN, encoded by the exons ATGGCAACCA TGGCTAGGTCGTTTCTGCAGGCGATATCTAAGGACGAGGCGGTGGCTCCTCCGCTCAGAGTTGTTCAGATCGAAGGACTG GCTGTGTTAAAGATAATCAAACATTGCAAGGAGTTTGCTCCAACGCTCGTCACAGGGCAGCTTCTTGGACTTGATGTTGGTAGTGTGCTTGAAGTCACCAATTGTTTTCCTTTTCCA GTGAGAGATGACGATGAAGAGATTGAAGCTGATGGTGCTAACTATCAGCTTGAGATGATGAGGTGTTTGAGGGAGGTTAATGTTGACAACAACACTGTTGGCTG GTATCAATCCACAGTACTTGGATCTTATCAGACTGTAGAACTGATTGAGACCTTCATGAACTAC CAGGAGAACATCAAGAGGTGTGTGTGTATTATATACGATCCCTCTAAAGCTGACTTAGGCGCCTTAGCTTTGAAGGCTTTGAAGCTTTCTGATTCCTTTATGGAGTTGTACAGGGGGGGAAACTTTACAGGCGAGAA GTTGAGAGAGAAAAATTTCTCCTGGATGGATATTTTTGAGGAAATACCT ATCAAAGTTTCAAACTCTGCGCTCGTCAGTGCCTTTATGACCGAACTGGAGACTGATGCACCTGTCTCACAG GGTGATTATGATCGTCTGCACTCATCAACAACTCCTTTCCTTGAGAACAATATGGAGTTTTTGATTAAATGCATGGATGATTTATCTATGGAACAGCAAAAG TTTCAATATTACTACCGGAACCTGTCTCGTCAGCAAGCGCAACAACAAGCCTGGCTCCAAAAGAGAAG GACGGAGAACATGGCTCGCAAATCAGCTGGAGAAGAGCCTTTACCGGAGGAGGATCCTTCAAACCCAATATTTAAGCCGATCCCTGAACCATCGAGGCTAGAGAGCTTCCTCATCACAAACCAAGTCTCAAACTTCTGTGGCCAAATCAACGG AGTGGCTGGCCAGAACTTCAGCAGGCTCTACCTCACCAAGGCTTTGCACGATAATTGA
- the LOC106308878 gene encoding uncharacterized protein LOC106308878: MYRPKKKKEMSLMKELKERNLLGEGEPVDIPDLENNDLIEENTMSVVALPPIWGLEDRVKGRGVGDNRAQFIFQCDRDLRFVLERGLWFVNGWIVSMDQWTPSPGPDFLNLIPFWIRICGIPIHLLKKQAVEGLISPLGKVDKVELHAKNSDSVEYVRAHAWIKADAPLQFRNTANFKTG; the protein is encoded by the exons ATGTATCGACCGAAGAAGAAGAAAGAGATGTCCTTAATGAAGGAGTTGAAGGAGCGTAATCTTCTCGGCGAAGGAGAACCGGTGGACATCCCAGATCTAGAAAACAATGACCTTATTGAAGAAAATACTATGAGCGTCGTT GCATTACCCCCGATTTGGGGTCTTGAGGACCGAGTTAAAGGTCGTGGAGTTGGAGACAACAGGGCGCAGTTCATCTTCCAGTGTGATAGAGACCTCAGATTTGTCTTGGAAAGGGGTCTGTGGTTTGTTAATGGCTGGATCGTCTCCATGGATCAGTGGACACCAAGCCCAGGGCCAGACTTCCTCAACCTCATTCCCTTCTGGATAAGGATATGTGGTATTCCGATTCACCTCCTCAAGAAGCAAGCTGTTGAAGGACTCATCTCACCATTGGGAAAAGTGGATAAAGTTGAGCTTCATGCAAAAAACTCAGACTCAGTGGAATATGTTAGAGCACACGCTTGGATTAAGGCTGATGCTCCTCTTCAGTTTCGAAATACTGCAAATTTCAAGACGGGATAA
- the LOC106308877 gene encoding uncharacterized protein LOC106308877 — MQKLIDEQRRVWLVQKDLGRVAEEYFKRLFSSEDVGVTIEDAEISLDSFPKILHEQNEALVAPVSREELYKAVMDINLHKCPGPDGMSGFFYHQFWDVIGEDVYRMVDLFFRTGELEAEINKKNICLIPKKVSANEMKDFRPINLSNVVYKIIAKIMAKRLRKVLPGLILESQAAFVHDRIIHDNILLAREMLHALRSSNKISEDFIALKTDISKAFDRVEWTFLERALKSLGFAPAWISLIMTCVSSVTYQVLINGQAYGSIKPTRGIRQGDPLSLYLFIIYDNMFYCKKSDEEIDHLVAILRKYSLATGQRINYQKSNVYFGKNIPEERRLQIKAKTNISQDGGSSIYLGLPESFGPSKWRNSGESKEMHWKSWQHLCKPKSEEGLGFKELEAFNLAMLGKQVWRMLTKSETLTILRLEKPPCSPEVNQEGCESGHWERRQHAWEDPWLADNPARPLLSSRWIPSQQRPQLANCTKTSDLMLQDRRKWNEDLIREVLSEEDWREIQKIRPGGPACKDSYCWDFTRSGHYTVNSGYWVAANLLKAKEVEEILQPSLDGLFQAVWKADTSPKIHHFMWRSLSDALSLGGVMKHRHLTRDGSCPRCQADDESINHILFNYHYARIVWALSSIPVPPGGEWSDSYFENVDRLLSMASANLQINNNRRI, encoded by the exons ATGCAAAAGCTTATTGATGAACAAAGAAGAGTGTGGCTGGTTCAAAAGGATCTGGGACGAGTGGCAGAGGAGTATTTCAAGAGATTATTCTCCTCAGAAGATGTGGGAGTGACAATAGAGGATGCTGAGATAAGTTTGGACTCCTTTCCAAAGATCTTGCATGAGCAAAATGAAGCACTCGTAGCACCGGTCTCTCGGGAAGAACTCTACAAAGCTGTCATGGACATAAACCTGCACAAGTGCCCTGGGCCAGACGGTATGAGCGGTTTCTTCTATCATCAGTTCTGGGACGTGATTGGAGAGGATGTATATCGTATGGTGGATCTATTCTTTCGCACTGGAGAGTTAGAAGCGGAGATCAACAAGAAAAATATTTGTCTTATACCAAAGAAAGTGAGTGCCAATGAAATGAAAGATTTCCGCCCAATCAACCTGAGCAACGTGGTCTACAAAATCATCGCAAAGATCATGGCTAAGCGTCTGCGGAAAGTCCTACCAGGATTAATCTTGGAATCACAGGCTGCTTTTGTTCATGACAGAATCATTCATGATAACATTCTTCTCGCACGTGAGATGTTGCACGCTCTTCGGTCCTCCAACAAAATTTCAGAAGATTTCATTGCCCTCAAGACGGATATCTCCAAGGCCTTTGATAGAGTGGAATGGACGTTTCTAGAGCGAGCTCTCAAGTCTCTTGGATTTGCACCAGCATGGATAAGCTTGATAATGACGTGTGTCTCCTCTGTCACTTATCAAGTTCTTATTAATGGCCAAGCTTATGGAAGCATAAAACCCACAAGGGGGATTAGACAAGGAGATCCTTTGTCTCTCTATCTCTTCATCATAT ATGACAATATGTTTTACTGTAAGAAGAGTGATGAAGAGATCGATCATTTGGTAGCTATTCTGCGAAAGTACAGCTTGGCTACGGGGCAGAGAATTAATTACCAGAAATCCAACGTTTATTTTGGCAAGAACATACCAGAGGAGAGGAGACTACAAATCAAAGCCAAAACAAACATCTCCCAAGATGGAGGAAGCAGTATTTACTTAGGCCTACCAGAATCATTTGGACCATCTAAG TGGAGAAACTCTGGTGAATCCAAAGAAATGCATTGGAAGAGCTGGCAGCACTTGTGTAAACCGAAAAGCGAGGAAGGTTTGGGTTTTAAGGAGCTTGAAGCTTTCAATCTGGCTATGTTAGGAAAGCAAGTATGGAGAATGCTTACTAAATCGGAGACGCTG ACCATCCTACGCTTGGAGAAGCCTCCATGCAGCCCTGAGGTTAATCAAGAAGGGTGCGAGAGTGGTCATTGGGAACGGCGACAACACGCTTGGGAGGATCCTTGGCTTGCTGACAATCCCGCTAGGCCCCTCTTATCCTCAAGATGGATCCCTTCACAGCAGAGACCTCAGCTGGCTAATTGTACTAAAACCAGCGACCTTATGCTTCAGGATAGAAGAAAGTGGAATGAAGATCTTATAAGAGAAGTGCTGAGTGAGGAAGACTGGAGGGAGATCCAGAAAATTAGACCCGGAGGACCAGCCTGCAAGGACTCCTACTGTTGGGACTTTACACGCTCGGGACACTACACGGTGAACTCTGGTTACTGGGTAGCAGCAAACCTTTTAAAAGCAAAGGAAGTTGAAGAAATACTTCAGCCAAGCCTAGATGGTCTGTTCCAGGCGGTTTGGAAGGCAGATACCAGTCCCAAAATTCACCACTTTATGTGGAGGAGCCTTAGCGACGCGTTATCACTGGGAGGAGTGATGAAACATCGACACTTAACACGAGATGGCTCGTGTCCTAGATGTCAGGCGGATGATGAATCAATAAACCACATCCTCTTCAATTATCATTATGCTAGGATTGTGTGGGCTCTGTCTTCTATTCCAGTGCCACCAGGAGGAGAATGGTCTGATTCCTATTTTGAAAATGTTGATAGGCTGCTTAGTATGGCTTCCGCAAATCTGCAGATCAACAATAACAGAAGAATATGA
- the LOC106308158 gene encoding uncharacterized protein LOC106308158 produces MENHSLPPSTSTTSLVFPSLVAGGVKPEAALVMDWSVEEQYVLENGLAKLKDEPKISKYVKIAAALPDKTVRDVALRCRWMARKRRKREENSAGKNISNRKVVDTSPELNMLANLPQQNALYANYHSTHMPFEDISDAVLDLVQQNAQAFSQISYNLSAFKLQDNISLLYQARNNISAILNDMKEMPGIMSRMPPLPVSINDDLASRLLPSTTQPISYTMQPNIHMKQEPRS; encoded by the exons ATGGAGAATCACTCTTTGCCGCCAAGCACTAGCACCACGTCCCTTGTGTTTCCATCTTTAGTGGCTGGAGGAGTCAAACCTGAAGCTGCTTTGGTCATGGATTGGTCAGTTGAGGAGCAGTATGTATTAGAGAACGGCCTTGCAAA GTTGAAAGATGAACCCAAGATCTCAAAGTATGTAAAGATCGCTGCAGCTCTACCAGATAAAACTGTAAGGGATGTAGCACTGAGGTGCAGATGGATGGCG AGAAAACGGAGAAAAAGAGAGGAAAACAGTGCTGGGAAGAACATTAGCAATAGAAAG GTGGTGGATACATCCCCAGAACTGAACATGCTAGCCAATTTGCCACAACAAAATGCTTTATATGCCAACTACCACAGTACACACATGCCTTTTGAAG ATATAAGCGATGCAGTATTGGATCTTGTACAGCAAAACGCTCAAGCTTTTAGTCAAATTTCATACAACCTCTCTGCATTCAAG CTGCAGGATAACATCAGTCTCCTTTATCAGGCAAGAAATAACATCAGCGCCATTCTCAATGA CATGAAGGAGATGCCTGGTATCATGAGTCGGATGCCGCCTCTACCTGTTTCAATTAACGATGATCTTGCAAGCCGTTTATTGCCGAGTACAACACAG